One stretch of Buteo buteo chromosome Z, bButBut1.hap1.1, whole genome shotgun sequence DNA includes these proteins:
- the MIER3 gene encoding mesoderm induction early response protein 3 isoform X3 encodes MAEASFGSSSPVGSLSSEDHDFDPSAEMLVHDYDDERTLEEEEMMEESKNFSSEIEDLEKEGNMPLEDLLAFYGYEPTIPVMAGSSADSSPSELADELPDMTLDKEEIAKDLLSGDDEETQSSADDLTPSVTSHEATDFFPRPLRSNTTCDGDKESDGEDLEADNGNSSEDLRKEIMVGSQYQAEIPPYLGRYSDDEKAYENEDHLLWKPDVISESKVKEYLFETSLRTGNEKMIGRIPEGLHTRDNEQALYELLKSSHNVKEAIERYCSNGKASQEEMTAWTEEECRSFEHALLIYGKDFHLIQKNKVRTRTVAECVAFYYMWKKSERYDYFAQQTRFGKKRYNHHPGVTDYMDRLVDEAEALGGAVHSSALTSNSRTETIPDQQLSILNSITANELTALTNSVATVCHTSDVNCLDDTFPPMDSLPRAPVNHVPVGTEELLNLPSNGESDCFNLFETGFYHSELNPMNMCSEETERPAKRLKMGIAVPESFMSDVSVNNLGVDFENHTHHITSAKMAVSVADFSSLSANETNGFINTHTLHQHAALHSE; translated from the exons TTGGCTCTTTATCGTCCGAGGATCATGACTTTGACCCATCTGCTGAAATGCTGGTACATGATTATGATGATGAGCGAACTCTCGAAGAAGAGGAGAtgatggaagaaagcaaaaatttcaGCTCTGAAATTGAAGATTTAGAAAAG GAAGGAAACATGCCATTGGAAGATTTACTGGCATTCTATGGCTATGAACCCACGATTCCAGTTATGGCGGGTTCCAGTGCTGATAGCTCTCCAAGTGAACTTGCAGATGAACTTCCAGATATGACTCTAGATAAA GAGGAAATAGCTAAAGACCTCTTGTCAGGTGATGATGAAGAAACACAGTCCTCTGCTGATGACTTGACACCATCAGTTACTTCACATGAGGCTACTGACTTCTTTCCTCGGCCATTAAGAT CAAACACTACATGTGATGGAGATAAGGAATCAGATGGTGAAGATCTAGAGGCAGACAATGGTAATTCATCTGAAGATTTGAGAAAG GAAATAATGGTTGGTTCACAGTACCAGGCTGAAATTCCACCTTACCTTGGCAGATACAGTGATGATGAAAAGG CCTATGAAAATGAAGACCATTTACTTTGGAAACCTGATGTGATCTCAGAAAGTAAAGTTAAAGAATACCTTTTTGAAACCTCCTTAagaacaggaaatgaaaaaatgatTGGCAGAATTCCTGAAGGACTACATACACGGGACAATGAACAA gCACTGTATGAACTTCTTAAAAGTAGCCATAATGTTAAAGAAGCAATTGAGAGGTACTGCTCAAATGGAAAGGCGTCTCAGG AAGAGATGACAGCATGGACAGAAGAAGAATGCAGAAGCTTTGAACATGCACTTCTTATTTATGGAAAAGACTTTCATCtcatacagaaaaacaag GTAAGAACCAGAACAGTTGCTGAGTGTGTGGCTTTCTATTACATGTGGAAAAAGTCAGAACGTTATGATTACTTTGCTCAGCAAACAAGATTTGGAAAGAAGAGATACAACCATCATCCAGGAGTTAC GGACTACATGGATCGTTTGGTCGATGAAGCAGAAGCCCTTGGTGGCGCAGTGCATTCTTCAGCCTTAACATCTAATAGTCGAACAGAAACCATTCCTGATCAACAGTTAAGCATTCTGAACTCTATCACTGCCAATGAGTTGACAG CATTGACAAATAGTGTAGCTACAGTCTGCCACACTTCAGATGTGAACTGCCTGGATGACACCTTTCCTCCTATGGACAGCTTACCCCGAGCACCAGTTAATCACGTGCCTGTTGGAACAGAAGAATTGCTTAACTTGCCTAGCAATGGTGAAAGtgattgttttaatttatttgagaCTGGCTTTTATCATTCAGAGCTAAACCCAATGAACATGTGCAgtgaagagacagaaagacCTGCGAAGAGATTGAAAATGGGAATTGCTGTCCCAGAATCTTTCATGAGTGATGTCTCTGTAAATAACCTTGGTGTGGACTTCGAGAACCACACACACCATATTACCAGTGCCAAAATGGCTGTTTCAGTGGCTGACTTCAGCAGTCTATCTGCAAATGAGACAAATGGTTTTATCAATACCCACACTCTTCACCAACATGCTGCCCTTCACTCAGAATGA
- the MIER3 gene encoding mesoderm induction early response protein 3 isoform X4: MLVHDYDDERTLEEEEMMEESKNFSSEIEDLEKEGNMPLEDLLAFYGYEPTIPVMAGSSADSSPSELADELPDMTLDKEEIAKDLLSGDDEETQSSADDLTPSVTSHEATDFFPRPLRSNTTCDGDKESDGEDLEADNGNSSEDLRKEIMVGSQYQAEIPPYLGRYSDDEKAYENEDHLLWKPDVISESKVKEYLFETSLRTGNEKMIGRIPEGLHTRDNEQALYELLKSSHNVKEAIERYCSNGKASQEEMTAWTEEECRSFEHALLIYGKDFHLIQKNKVRTRTVAECVAFYYMWKKSERYDYFAQQTRFGKKRYNHHPGVTDYMDRLVDEAEALGGAVHSSALTSNSRTETIPDQQLSILNSITANELTALTNSVATVCHTSDVNCLDDTFPPMDSLPRAPVNHVPVGTEELLNLPSNGESDCFNLFETGFYHSELNPMNMCSEETERPAKRLKMGIAVPESFMSDVSVNNLGVDFENHTHHITSAKMAVSVADFSSLSANETNGFINTHTLHQHAALHSE; encoded by the exons ATGCTGGTACATGATTATGATGATGAGCGAACTCTCGAAGAAGAGGAGAtgatggaagaaagcaaaaatttcaGCTCTGAAATTGAAGATTTAGAAAAG GAAGGAAACATGCCATTGGAAGATTTACTGGCATTCTATGGCTATGAACCCACGATTCCAGTTATGGCGGGTTCCAGTGCTGATAGCTCTCCAAGTGAACTTGCAGATGAACTTCCAGATATGACTCTAGATAAA GAGGAAATAGCTAAAGACCTCTTGTCAGGTGATGATGAAGAAACACAGTCCTCTGCTGATGACTTGACACCATCAGTTACTTCACATGAGGCTACTGACTTCTTTCCTCGGCCATTAAGAT CAAACACTACATGTGATGGAGATAAGGAATCAGATGGTGAAGATCTAGAGGCAGACAATGGTAATTCATCTGAAGATTTGAGAAAG GAAATAATGGTTGGTTCACAGTACCAGGCTGAAATTCCACCTTACCTTGGCAGATACAGTGATGATGAAAAGG CCTATGAAAATGAAGACCATTTACTTTGGAAACCTGATGTGATCTCAGAAAGTAAAGTTAAAGAATACCTTTTTGAAACCTCCTTAagaacaggaaatgaaaaaatgatTGGCAGAATTCCTGAAGGACTACATACACGGGACAATGAACAA gCACTGTATGAACTTCTTAAAAGTAGCCATAATGTTAAAGAAGCAATTGAGAGGTACTGCTCAAATGGAAAGGCGTCTCAGG AAGAGATGACAGCATGGACAGAAGAAGAATGCAGAAGCTTTGAACATGCACTTCTTATTTATGGAAAAGACTTTCATCtcatacagaaaaacaag GTAAGAACCAGAACAGTTGCTGAGTGTGTGGCTTTCTATTACATGTGGAAAAAGTCAGAACGTTATGATTACTTTGCTCAGCAAACAAGATTTGGAAAGAAGAGATACAACCATCATCCAGGAGTTAC GGACTACATGGATCGTTTGGTCGATGAAGCAGAAGCCCTTGGTGGCGCAGTGCATTCTTCAGCCTTAACATCTAATAGTCGAACAGAAACCATTCCTGATCAACAGTTAAGCATTCTGAACTCTATCACTGCCAATGAGTTGACAG CATTGACAAATAGTGTAGCTACAGTCTGCCACACTTCAGATGTGAACTGCCTGGATGACACCTTTCCTCCTATGGACAGCTTACCCCGAGCACCAGTTAATCACGTGCCTGTTGGAACAGAAGAATTGCTTAACTTGCCTAGCAATGGTGAAAGtgattgttttaatttatttgagaCTGGCTTTTATCATTCAGAGCTAAACCCAATGAACATGTGCAgtgaagagacagaaagacCTGCGAAGAGATTGAAAATGGGAATTGCTGTCCCAGAATCTTTCATGAGTGATGTCTCTGTAAATAACCTTGGTGTGGACTTCGAGAACCACACACACCATATTACCAGTGCCAAAATGGCTGTTTCAGTGGCTGACTTCAGCAGTCTATCTGCAAATGAGACAAATGGTTTTATCAATACCCACACTCTTCACCAACATGCTGCCCTTCACTCAGAATGA
- the MIER3 gene encoding mesoderm induction early response protein 3 isoform X2, which yields MKTSACCRVGGNPLSPHFLSSPQASFGSSSPVGSLSSEDHDFDPSAEMLVHDYDDERTLEEEEMMEESKNFSSEIEDLEKEGNMPLEDLLAFYGYEPTIPVMAGSSADSSPSELADELPDMTLDKEEIAKDLLSGDDEETQSSADDLTPSVTSHEATDFFPRPLRSNTTCDGDKESDGEDLEADNGNSSEDLRKEIMVGSQYQAEIPPYLGRYSDDEKAYENEDHLLWKPDVISESKVKEYLFETSLRTGNEKMIGRIPEGLHTRDNEQALYELLKSSHNVKEAIERYCSNGKASQEMTAWTEEECRSFEHALLIYGKDFHLIQKNKVRTRTVAECVAFYYMWKKSERYDYFAQQTRFGKKRYNHHPGVTDYMDRLVDEAEALGGAVHSSALTSNSRTETIPDQQLSILNSITANELTALTNSVATVCHTSDVNCLDDTFPPMDSLPRAPVNHVPVGTEELLNLPSNGESDCFNLFETGFYHSELNPMNMCSEETERPAKRLKMGIAVPESFMSDVSVNNLGVDFENHTHHITSAKMAVSVADFSSLSANETNGFINTHTLHQHAALHSE from the exons TTGGCTCTTTATCGTCCGAGGATCATGACTTTGACCCATCTGCTGAAATGCTGGTACATGATTATGATGATGAGCGAACTCTCGAAGAAGAGGAGAtgatggaagaaagcaaaaatttcaGCTCTGAAATTGAAGATTTAGAAAAG GAAGGAAACATGCCATTGGAAGATTTACTGGCATTCTATGGCTATGAACCCACGATTCCAGTTATGGCGGGTTCCAGTGCTGATAGCTCTCCAAGTGAACTTGCAGATGAACTTCCAGATATGACTCTAGATAAA GAGGAAATAGCTAAAGACCTCTTGTCAGGTGATGATGAAGAAACACAGTCCTCTGCTGATGACTTGACACCATCAGTTACTTCACATGAGGCTACTGACTTCTTTCCTCGGCCATTAAGAT CAAACACTACATGTGATGGAGATAAGGAATCAGATGGTGAAGATCTAGAGGCAGACAATGGTAATTCATCTGAAGATTTGAGAAAG GAAATAATGGTTGGTTCACAGTACCAGGCTGAAATTCCACCTTACCTTGGCAGATACAGTGATGATGAAAAGG CCTATGAAAATGAAGACCATTTACTTTGGAAACCTGATGTGATCTCAGAAAGTAAAGTTAAAGAATACCTTTTTGAAACCTCCTTAagaacaggaaatgaaaaaatgatTGGCAGAATTCCTGAAGGACTACATACACGGGACAATGAACAA gCACTGTATGAACTTCTTAAAAGTAGCCATAATGTTAAAGAAGCAATTGAGAGGTACTGCTCAAATGGAAAGGCGTCTCAGG AGATGACAGCATGGACAGAAGAAGAATGCAGAAGCTTTGAACATGCACTTCTTATTTATGGAAAAGACTTTCATCtcatacagaaaaacaag GTAAGAACCAGAACAGTTGCTGAGTGTGTGGCTTTCTATTACATGTGGAAAAAGTCAGAACGTTATGATTACTTTGCTCAGCAAACAAGATTTGGAAAGAAGAGATACAACCATCATCCAGGAGTTAC GGACTACATGGATCGTTTGGTCGATGAAGCAGAAGCCCTTGGTGGCGCAGTGCATTCTTCAGCCTTAACATCTAATAGTCGAACAGAAACCATTCCTGATCAACAGTTAAGCATTCTGAACTCTATCACTGCCAATGAGTTGACAG CATTGACAAATAGTGTAGCTACAGTCTGCCACACTTCAGATGTGAACTGCCTGGATGACACCTTTCCTCCTATGGACAGCTTACCCCGAGCACCAGTTAATCACGTGCCTGTTGGAACAGAAGAATTGCTTAACTTGCCTAGCAATGGTGAAAGtgattgttttaatttatttgagaCTGGCTTTTATCATTCAGAGCTAAACCCAATGAACATGTGCAgtgaagagacagaaagacCTGCGAAGAGATTGAAAATGGGAATTGCTGTCCCAGAATCTTTCATGAGTGATGTCTCTGTAAATAACCTTGGTGTGGACTTCGAGAACCACACACACCATATTACCAGTGCCAAAATGGCTGTTTCAGTGGCTGACTTCAGCAGTCTATCTGCAAATGAGACAAATGGTTTTATCAATACCCACACTCTTCACCAACATGCTGCCCTTCACTCAGAATGA
- the MIER3 gene encoding mesoderm induction early response protein 3 isoform X1, which yields MKTSACCRVGGNPLSPHFLSSPQASFGSSSPVGSLSSEDHDFDPSAEMLVHDYDDERTLEEEEMMEESKNFSSEIEDLEKEGNMPLEDLLAFYGYEPTIPVMAGSSADSSPSELADELPDMTLDKEEIAKDLLSGDDEETQSSADDLTPSVTSHEATDFFPRPLRSNTTCDGDKESDGEDLEADNGNSSEDLRKEIMVGSQYQAEIPPYLGRYSDDEKAYENEDHLLWKPDVISESKVKEYLFETSLRTGNEKMIGRIPEGLHTRDNEQALYELLKSSHNVKEAIERYCSNGKASQEEMTAWTEEECRSFEHALLIYGKDFHLIQKNKVRTRTVAECVAFYYMWKKSERYDYFAQQTRFGKKRYNHHPGVTDYMDRLVDEAEALGGAVHSSALTSNSRTETIPDQQLSILNSITANELTALTNSVATVCHTSDVNCLDDTFPPMDSLPRAPVNHVPVGTEELLNLPSNGESDCFNLFETGFYHSELNPMNMCSEETERPAKRLKMGIAVPESFMSDVSVNNLGVDFENHTHHITSAKMAVSVADFSSLSANETNGFINTHTLHQHAALHSE from the exons TTGGCTCTTTATCGTCCGAGGATCATGACTTTGACCCATCTGCTGAAATGCTGGTACATGATTATGATGATGAGCGAACTCTCGAAGAAGAGGAGAtgatggaagaaagcaaaaatttcaGCTCTGAAATTGAAGATTTAGAAAAG GAAGGAAACATGCCATTGGAAGATTTACTGGCATTCTATGGCTATGAACCCACGATTCCAGTTATGGCGGGTTCCAGTGCTGATAGCTCTCCAAGTGAACTTGCAGATGAACTTCCAGATATGACTCTAGATAAA GAGGAAATAGCTAAAGACCTCTTGTCAGGTGATGATGAAGAAACACAGTCCTCTGCTGATGACTTGACACCATCAGTTACTTCACATGAGGCTACTGACTTCTTTCCTCGGCCATTAAGAT CAAACACTACATGTGATGGAGATAAGGAATCAGATGGTGAAGATCTAGAGGCAGACAATGGTAATTCATCTGAAGATTTGAGAAAG GAAATAATGGTTGGTTCACAGTACCAGGCTGAAATTCCACCTTACCTTGGCAGATACAGTGATGATGAAAAGG CCTATGAAAATGAAGACCATTTACTTTGGAAACCTGATGTGATCTCAGAAAGTAAAGTTAAAGAATACCTTTTTGAAACCTCCTTAagaacaggaaatgaaaaaatgatTGGCAGAATTCCTGAAGGACTACATACACGGGACAATGAACAA gCACTGTATGAACTTCTTAAAAGTAGCCATAATGTTAAAGAAGCAATTGAGAGGTACTGCTCAAATGGAAAGGCGTCTCAGG AAGAGATGACAGCATGGACAGAAGAAGAATGCAGAAGCTTTGAACATGCACTTCTTATTTATGGAAAAGACTTTCATCtcatacagaaaaacaag GTAAGAACCAGAACAGTTGCTGAGTGTGTGGCTTTCTATTACATGTGGAAAAAGTCAGAACGTTATGATTACTTTGCTCAGCAAACAAGATTTGGAAAGAAGAGATACAACCATCATCCAGGAGTTAC GGACTACATGGATCGTTTGGTCGATGAAGCAGAAGCCCTTGGTGGCGCAGTGCATTCTTCAGCCTTAACATCTAATAGTCGAACAGAAACCATTCCTGATCAACAGTTAAGCATTCTGAACTCTATCACTGCCAATGAGTTGACAG CATTGACAAATAGTGTAGCTACAGTCTGCCACACTTCAGATGTGAACTGCCTGGATGACACCTTTCCTCCTATGGACAGCTTACCCCGAGCACCAGTTAATCACGTGCCTGTTGGAACAGAAGAATTGCTTAACTTGCCTAGCAATGGTGAAAGtgattgttttaatttatttgagaCTGGCTTTTATCATTCAGAGCTAAACCCAATGAACATGTGCAgtgaagagacagaaagacCTGCGAAGAGATTGAAAATGGGAATTGCTGTCCCAGAATCTTTCATGAGTGATGTCTCTGTAAATAACCTTGGTGTGGACTTCGAGAACCACACACACCATATTACCAGTGCCAAAATGGCTGTTTCAGTGGCTGACTTCAGCAGTCTATCTGCAAATGAGACAAATGGTTTTATCAATACCCACACTCTTCACCAACATGCTGCCCTTCACTCAGAATGA